From the genome of Pantoea alfalfae, one region includes:
- the hisS gene encoding histidine--tRNA ligase, whose protein sequence is MAKNIQAIRGMNDYLPADTALWQRIEGVLKQTLASYGYSEIRLPLVEQTPLFKRAIGEVTDVVEKEMYTFDDRNGESLTLRPEGTAGCVRAGIEHGLLYNQEQRLWYMGPMFRYERPQKGRYRQFYQIGVEVFGLQGPDIDAELIMLNARWWKALGISEHVRLELNSIGSLEARAHYRDALVAFLEQHKAVLDEDCKRRMYSNPMRVLDSKNPEVQQLLNDAPQLGDYLDDESREHFSGLCALLDDAGISYTVNQRLVRGLDYYNRTVIEWVTDSLGSQGTVCGGGRYDGLVEQLGGRATPAVGFAMGMERLVLLVQAVNPEFEPTSNVDVYVIASGQGVQSAAMQLAEKLRDEAPELRLMTNFGGGNFKKQFARADKWGARVALVLGEDEVKAGQVVIKDLRRGEQQTLDQAEAAAVLRTLLQ, encoded by the coding sequence GTGGCGAAGAATATACAGGCAATTCGCGGGATGAACGACTACCTGCCTGCGGATACTGCCCTCTGGCAACGGATTGAAGGCGTTCTCAAGCAGACGCTGGCGAGCTACGGTTACAGCGAAATTCGCTTACCGCTGGTGGAGCAAACCCCACTGTTTAAACGCGCCATCGGTGAAGTCACCGATGTGGTTGAAAAAGAGATGTATACCTTTGATGACCGCAACGGTGAAAGCCTGACGCTGCGTCCGGAAGGCACGGCAGGCTGCGTGCGCGCCGGTATCGAACACGGTTTACTCTACAACCAGGAACAGCGCCTGTGGTACATGGGACCCATGTTCCGCTATGAGCGTCCGCAGAAAGGCCGCTATCGTCAGTTCTATCAGATTGGCGTGGAAGTGTTTGGTCTGCAGGGACCGGACATTGATGCTGAACTGATCATGCTGAATGCCCGCTGGTGGAAAGCCCTGGGTATCTCTGAGCACGTTCGCCTGGAACTCAACTCTATCGGTTCACTGGAAGCACGCGCGCATTATCGTGACGCACTGGTTGCCTTCCTTGAGCAGCACAAAGCGGTGCTGGACGAGGATTGCAAACGCCGCATGTACAGTAACCCGATGCGCGTTCTCGACAGTAAAAATCCCGAGGTTCAGCAACTGCTGAATGATGCGCCACAGCTTGGCGACTATCTGGATGACGAGTCTCGCGAGCACTTCAGCGGCCTGTGTGCGCTGCTGGATGACGCTGGCATCAGCTACACAGTCAATCAGCGTCTGGTACGCGGCCTGGATTATTACAACCGCACCGTGATTGAGTGGGTCACCGATAGCCTGGGTTCACAGGGCACGGTGTGTGGCGGCGGTCGCTACGATGGCCTGGTTGAGCAGCTTGGTGGTCGTGCAACACCTGCCGTGGGTTTCGCCATGGGCATGGAGCGTCTGGTGTTGCTGGTTCAGGCGGTTAATCCTGAATTTGAACCGACGAGCAATGTGGATGTCTATGTTATCGCTTCAGGTCAGGGCGTGCAGTCTGCTGCGATGCAACTGGCTGAGAAATTGCGTGATGAAGCGCCGGAACTGAGGCTGATGACTAACTTTGGCGGCGGCAACTTTAAGAAGCAATTTGCCCGTGCTGACAAGTGGGGCGCACGCGTTGCCCTGGTGTTAGGCGAAGATGAAGTCAAAGCCGGTCAGGTCGTGATTAAAGATCTGCGCCGTGGCGAGCAGCAAACGCTGGATCAGGCAGAGGCTGCTGCTGTATTACGCACGCTGTTACAGTAA
- the rodZ gene encoding cytoskeleton protein RodZ: MNTEATQENSALHSTGERLRLAREQMGLTQQNVAERLCLKLSTVRDIEEDKSPADLASTFLRGYIRSYARLVHIPEEELLPMMAKQTPVRAAKIEPMQSFSLGKRRKKRDGWLMIFTWLVVFVVVGLTGAWWWQNHKASQDDLVPMTDQNSSSDNGQSIPLGESSGDSVAPAAPDESNTTTRDNSAASTPASTAPAASASNGATAAQQDTSSNAVVSPSQAPVENTAAAPAATQSGTSTSPQMPVGAAAVSEPAADPNAVVMTFNADCWLEVSDATGKKLFSGIQRSGGKLSLAGTPPYRLKIGAPSAVQVQYQNQPVDLSRFIRNNQVARLTLGAQ, from the coding sequence ATGAATACTGAAGCCACTCAAGAAAACTCTGCATTACATTCAACAGGTGAACGCCTGCGTCTGGCCCGTGAGCAGATGGGGCTGACGCAGCAGAACGTCGCTGAGCGCCTGTGCCTGAAACTCTCTACCGTGCGTGACATTGAGGAAGACAAATCGCCTGCCGATTTAGCCTCTACGTTCCTGCGCGGCTACATTCGTTCTTACGCGCGTCTGGTGCACATTCCTGAAGAGGAACTGCTGCCAATGATGGCGAAACAGACACCGGTTCGGGCTGCAAAAATCGAACCGATGCAAAGTTTCTCACTGGGTAAGCGCCGCAAAAAACGCGACGGCTGGCTGATGATTTTCACCTGGCTGGTCGTGTTTGTGGTGGTGGGTCTGACCGGCGCCTGGTGGTGGCAGAATCATAAAGCGTCGCAGGATGATCTGGTGCCGATGACCGATCAGAACAGCAGCAGTGATAACGGTCAGTCGATTCCGCTGGGTGAATCCAGCGGTGACAGCGTGGCACCTGCCGCGCCTGACGAAAGCAATACCACGACCCGCGATAACAGTGCGGCCAGCACGCCAGCGAGTACGGCTCCGGCCGCCAGCGCCAGCAATGGCGCGACTGCTGCACAGCAGGACACCAGCAGCAATGCGGTGGTGTCGCCGAGTCAGGCTCCTGTGGAAAACACGGCGGCTGCGCCTGCAGCCACCCAGTCCGGTACCAGCACATCACCTCAGATGCCAGTCGGCGCAGCCGCGGTCAGTGAACCGGCTGCTGACCCTAACGCAGTGGTCATGACTTTTAACGCCGACTGCTGGCTGGAAGTGAGTGATGCCACCGGCAAAAAACTGTTCAGCGGTATTCAGCGCAGTGGTGGTAAACTCAGCCTGGCAGGAACGCCTCCGTATCGTCTGAAAATTGGCGCGCCGTCCGCGGTTCAGGTGCAATATCAGAATCAGCCCGTTGATTTAAGCCGTTTTATCCGTAATAACCAGGTTGCTCGCCTGACGTTGGGTGCGCAATAA
- the bamB gene encoding outer membrane protein assembly factor BamB, which yields MELRKYLLPGLISVTLLSGCSLFSGEEDVVKMAPLPKVENQFTPQKVWNTSVGDGVGDFYSNLHPAWQDNTVFAADRFGIVKALDAADGKEKWKVDLSEKTGFFSKNRSALLSGGLTADGDRVYVGSERGKVYALNSSDGSLAWQTSVAGEALSRPVVSDGLVLVHTSNGMLQGLDQSSGAVKWSVNLDMPALSLRGESAPAVAFGGAIVGGDNGRVSAVVMNQGQLIWQQRISQVSGATEIDRLNDVDTTPVIVNGVVYALAYNGNLSALDLRSGQILWKREIGGVKDLIVDAGRIYLVDQDDRVIALNADGGVAIWRQSDLLHRNLTSPVLYNGYLVVGDSEGYLHWLNTTDGRFVAQQKLDSSGFQTEPVVASDKLLIQSKDGEVYAITR from the coding sequence ATGGAATTACGTAAATACCTGCTGCCGGGACTGATTTCAGTCACTTTGCTCAGCGGTTGTTCGCTGTTTAGCGGCGAAGAAGATGTAGTAAAAATGGCCCCGTTGCCGAAGGTGGAAAATCAGTTCACGCCACAGAAAGTGTGGAACACCTCGGTAGGCGATGGCGTCGGTGACTTCTACTCAAATCTGCATCCTGCCTGGCAGGACAACACCGTTTTTGCAGCCGATCGTTTTGGTATTGTCAAAGCGCTGGATGCCGCAGACGGTAAAGAAAAATGGAAAGTCGATCTCTCTGAGAAAACCGGTTTCTTCTCGAAAAACCGCTCAGCGCTGTTATCCGGCGGCCTGACCGCTGATGGCGATCGGGTTTATGTTGGCAGCGAGCGCGGCAAAGTTTATGCCCTGAACAGCAGCGATGGCAGCCTGGCCTGGCAGACCAGCGTCGCAGGTGAAGCGTTGTCTCGTCCTGTAGTCAGCGATGGTCTGGTACTGGTACATACCAGTAACGGCATGCTGCAGGGACTGGATCAGAGCAGCGGTGCGGTGAAGTGGAGCGTCAACCTGGATATGCCAGCGTTGTCTCTTCGCGGCGAATCTGCACCTGCTGTCGCATTTGGCGGCGCCATTGTCGGTGGCGACAACGGTCGCGTCAGTGCCGTGGTGATGAACCAGGGACAGCTGATCTGGCAGCAGCGTATTTCTCAGGTCAGCGGTGCCACTGAGATCGACCGTCTTAACGACGTCGATACCACGCCGGTTATCGTCAATGGCGTAGTGTATGCACTCGCTTACAACGGTAACCTGTCGGCGCTGGATCTGCGCTCTGGCCAGATTTTGTGGAAACGCGAAATTGGCGGTGTGAAAGATCTGATTGTCGATGCCGGTCGCATCTATCTGGTCGATCAGGATGACCGCGTGATTGCGCTGAACGCTGACGGCGGTGTTGCCATCTGGCGTCAAAGCGACCTGCTGCATCGCAACCTGACTTCTCCGGTGCTCTACAACGGCTACCTTGTGGTTGGCGACAGTGAAGGTTATCTGCACTGGCTAAACACCACTGATGGTCGTTTTGTTGCTCAGCAGAAACTGGATAGCTCAGGCTTCCAGACTGAGCCGGTGGTTGCCAGCGATAAGCTTCTGATCCAGTCGAAAGACGGCGAGGTTTATGCGATTACCCGTTAA
- the pilW gene encoding type IV pilus biogenesis/stability protein PilW — protein sequence MRNGLPAALLALFVVSGCVSQPYEPGAEEVRLQLGMHYLAGGDYTAAERNFLRAQAAAPEDYRVSLALARLAQQQGNQTAAQARFILAQQQAPDNGFVANNYGAFLCALRQYDEAHQQFSRAGAAPQFDARNDTRELAGFCYLQAGDVATARRTLRQALEADRRKADSLLSEAEKLMADNQLAKVQVLLDVYQQQLPETARSLALHLRFAALQGNAADVSRYGDQLARRFPQSIQYQRYLANEY from the coding sequence ATGCGTAACGGATTACCTGCTGCTTTACTGGCGCTGTTTGTTGTAAGCGGGTGTGTCAGCCAGCCATACGAACCTGGCGCTGAAGAGGTGCGGCTGCAGTTAGGGATGCACTATCTGGCCGGTGGAGACTATACCGCAGCTGAGCGAAACTTTCTGCGTGCACAGGCCGCCGCGCCCGAGGACTACCGGGTCTCGCTTGCACTGGCACGGCTGGCGCAGCAGCAGGGTAATCAGACAGCGGCGCAGGCACGGTTTATACTGGCACAGCAGCAGGCCCCGGATAATGGTTTTGTTGCTAACAATTACGGTGCGTTTCTCTGCGCTTTAAGGCAGTATGACGAAGCGCATCAACAGTTTAGTCGGGCAGGCGCTGCACCTCAGTTTGATGCACGTAATGACACGCGTGAACTGGCAGGGTTTTGTTATCTGCAGGCGGGCGATGTTGCCACTGCCCGCAGGACGTTACGCCAGGCCCTTGAGGCCGACAGACGCAAAGCGGATTCGTTGCTGTCGGAAGCTGAAAAGCTGATGGCAGATAACCAACTGGCAAAGGTGCAGGTTTTGCTCGACGTTTACCAGCAACAGCTGCCCGAAACGGCACGAAGTCTGGCGTTACACTTACGTTTCGCCGCGCTACAGGGAAATGCCGCTGACGTTTCACGTTATGGCGACCAGTTAGCGCGACGTTTTCCGCAATCGATACAGTACCAGCGTTATTTAGCTAATGAATACTGA
- the ndk gene encoding nucleoside-diphosphate kinase, with the protein MAIERTFSIIKPNAVAKNVIGAIYNRFESAGFKIVGAKMLQLSKEQAEGFYAEHQGKPFFDGLVEFMTSGPVVVSVLEGENAVQRHRDLMGATNPANALAGTLRADYADSFTENATHGSDSAESAAREIAYFFGENEICPRTR; encoded by the coding sequence ATGGCAATCGAACGTACTTTTTCTATCATCAAGCCAAACGCCGTCGCTAAAAATGTGATTGGTGCTATCTACAACCGTTTTGAAAGCGCAGGTTTCAAAATCGTTGGCGCTAAAATGCTGCAGCTGAGCAAAGAGCAGGCTGAAGGCTTTTACGCTGAGCACCAGGGCAAGCCATTCTTCGATGGTCTGGTTGAATTCATGACCTCTGGCCCGGTTGTTGTTTCCGTGCTGGAAGGTGAAAATGCCGTTCAGCGTCACCGTGACCTGATGGGTGCCACTAACCCGGCAAACGCACTGGCTGGCACTCTGCGTGCTGACTACGCTGACAGCTTCACCGAAAACGCGACCCACGGTTCAGATTCAGCGGAATCTGCTGCCCGTGAAATCGCTTATTTCTTCGGCGAAAACGAAATCTGCCCACGTACTCGTTAA
- the pbpC gene encoding peptidoglycan glycosyltransferase PbpC (penicillin-binding protein 1C) has product MLKPRTLKKGWLVLPLFFLGLWLATWGLDRLFPLPLKQVQPARVIVASDGTPLWRFADSKGIWRYPVTPEEVAPAYLQALLTYEDRWFWYHPGINPLALLRAAWQDLRHQSVISGGSTLTMQVARLIDPQPRTLRGKLIQAWRALQLEWHLSKRDILTLYLNRAPFGGTLEGVGAASWSWLGKAPSQLTPGEAALLAVLPQAPSRLRPDRWPERAEAARNKVLDRLAQYRIWSAEQVAEIRQEPVWLPPRQMPQMAPLLARRLLSSSRSDKIVSTLDPSLQRELESLALNVKNQLPPRTSLAMLVVDHTTMAVRGYVGSADFTDDSRFGHVDMIASVRSPGSVLKPFIYGMALDEGLIHAESLLQDVPRRFGDYRPGNFDTGFHGPVSASEALVRSLNLPAVQLLEALGPKNVAARLRNVGLNLRFPPGAEPNLSLILGGTGARMDEIVAAYSAFARHGNAAQLRWMPDQPLQQRPLLSKESAWIIRRILAGEAQPAGNGSVPDVVPLAWKTGTSYGYRDAWSVGINPRYLIGVWVGRPDATPVAGQFGFASAVPIMNQINSMLMSRLGRRDVPSDPRPASVTVATLCWPGGQPLPAGDENCRQRRQSWVASDTLPPTLLAPGQESLSGLRLSYWQNAQGLRVAADCPGATRHERLVWPLPLEAWLPPQERRAQRLPAVDTHCPPLQQGSSAPLIVTGVIEGQIVKPLPGNSALTIPVAVQGGQGAQRWWFLNGEPLTTQNAAEMSLHLDHPGEYQLVVMDEEGQLVSVNFSRG; this is encoded by the coding sequence GTGTTAAAACCTCGCACCCTTAAAAAGGGGTGGCTCGTGCTGCCGCTTTTTTTTCTGGGTTTATGGCTGGCGACGTGGGGACTGGATCGGCTGTTTCCGCTTCCGCTTAAACAGGTGCAGCCTGCACGGGTCATTGTGGCCAGCGACGGTACGCCGCTGTGGCGCTTTGCTGACAGCAAGGGTATCTGGCGCTATCCGGTCACGCCAGAGGAGGTGGCACCGGCTTATCTGCAGGCGCTGCTGACCTATGAAGATCGCTGGTTCTGGTATCACCCCGGCATCAACCCTCTGGCCCTGCTGCGTGCCGCCTGGCAGGATTTGCGTCATCAGAGTGTGATTTCCGGCGGCAGCACCCTGACTATGCAGGTGGCGCGCCTTATCGACCCGCAACCCCGCACGTTGCGGGGCAAGCTGATTCAGGCGTGGCGTGCGCTGCAGCTGGAGTGGCATCTTTCCAAACGTGACATCCTGACGCTCTATCTTAACCGTGCGCCCTTTGGCGGTACGCTGGAAGGGGTGGGCGCAGCAAGCTGGAGCTGGCTGGGAAAAGCGCCGTCACAGCTGACACCAGGCGAAGCGGCGCTGCTGGCCGTGTTGCCGCAGGCACCCAGCCGTCTGCGGCCCGATCGCTGGCCTGAACGGGCGGAAGCCGCTCGCAATAAAGTGCTGGATCGACTGGCGCAATACCGCATCTGGTCCGCTGAACAGGTGGCGGAAATCCGTCAGGAGCCGGTGTGGCTGCCGCCGCGCCAGATGCCGCAGATGGCACCGCTGCTGGCCCGGCGACTGCTGTCGAGCAGCCGCAGCGATAAGATTGTCTCTACGCTCGATCCTTCACTGCAGCGCGAACTGGAAAGCCTGGCGCTGAACGTTAAAAATCAGCTGCCGCCGCGCACCTCACTGGCCATGCTGGTGGTGGATCACACCACCATGGCGGTTCGTGGCTACGTCGGCTCGGCTGACTTTACTGATGACAGCCGTTTTGGTCATGTGGATATGATCGCCAGCGTGCGCTCGCCAGGTTCGGTGTTAAAACCCTTTATTTACGGCATGGCGCTGGACGAAGGGCTGATTCATGCCGAATCGCTGCTGCAGGATGTGCCGCGTCGCTTTGGTGATTACCGGCCCGGCAACTTTGACACCGGTTTTCACGGACCGGTCAGCGCCAGTGAGGCGCTGGTACGCTCCCTGAATCTGCCCGCCGTTCAGCTGCTGGAAGCACTAGGGCCAAAAAACGTCGCGGCGCGGCTGCGTAATGTGGGGCTGAATTTACGTTTTCCGCCTGGCGCGGAACCCAATCTTTCGCTGATTCTTGGCGGCACCGGGGCGCGCATGGATGAGATCGTGGCAGCCTACAGCGCCTTTGCCCGTCACGGCAATGCCGCTCAGCTGCGCTGGATGCCCGATCAACCGTTGCAGCAACGGCCGCTGCTATCAAAGGAATCGGCGTGGATCATCCGGCGTATCCTCGCAGGCGAAGCGCAGCCTGCCGGTAATGGCAGCGTACCCGACGTGGTGCCGCTGGCCTGGAAGACCGGCACCAGCTACGGCTATCGCGACGCCTGGTCGGTGGGTATCAATCCTCGCTATCTGATCGGCGTCTGGGTCGGGCGCCCGGATGCCACTCCGGTTGCCGGGCAGTTTGGTTTCGCCTCTGCTGTGCCGATTATGAATCAGATTAACAGCATGCTGATGAGCCGACTCGGCAGGCGTGACGTGCCAAGCGATCCGCGTCCGGCCTCGGTCACGGTAGCGACCCTCTGCTGGCCTGGTGGTCAGCCGCTGCCCGCCGGAGATGAAAACTGTCGTCAGCGGCGGCAAAGCTGGGTCGCCTCAGACACTCTGCCGCCAACGCTGCTGGCACCGGGTCAGGAGAGCCTCAGCGGATTACGCCTGAGTTACTGGCAGAATGCGCAGGGACTGCGCGTTGCCGCTGACTGCCCCGGCGCCACCCGTCACGAACGGCTGGTCTGGCCGCTGCCGCTGGAAGCCTGGCTGCCGCCTCAGGAGCGGCGGGCGCAGCGTCTGCCAGCTGTTGATACGCACTGTCCACCGCTACAGCAGGGCAGCAGTGCACCGCTGATCGTCACCGGCGTCATTGAGGGACAAATCGTTAAGCCACTGCCGGGCAACAGTGCACTGACGATCCCGGTCGCGGTGCAGGGAGGGCAGGGCGCGCAGCGCTGGTGGTTCCTGAATGGTGAGCCTCTCACGACGCAAAACGCCGCAGAGATGTCGCTGCATCTTGATCATCCAGGCGAGTATCAGCTGGTGGTGATGGATGAAGAGGGCCAGCTTGTCTCGGTCAACTTCAGTCGGGGATGA
- a CDS encoding YfgM family protein — MEVYSNENEQTDALRNFFASNGKALAIGVVIGIAALGGWRYWSSHQDDTAKSVSAQYQQLTSAMQADKPETLEAVNRFASENSNTYGALAAMDLAKQYVDAGQLDKAATLLQNGLKDTKDANLQAVINLRLARIQLQQNQADAALKTLDGVKGDGWTAIVADIRGEALLTKGDRQGARDAWSKGVESDASPALKQMMQMKMNNLS; from the coding sequence GTGGAAGTGTATAGCAATGAGAACGAGCAGACCGACGCGCTGCGCAACTTTTTTGCCAGTAATGGCAAAGCGTTAGCCATTGGCGTAGTCATCGGCATTGCTGCGCTGGGTGGCTGGCGTTACTGGAGCAGTCATCAGGATGATACGGCGAAATCCGTGTCCGCGCAGTATCAGCAGCTCACCAGCGCCATGCAGGCGGATAAACCGGAAACGCTGGAAGCGGTTAACCGCTTTGCCAGTGAAAACAGCAATACCTACGGTGCGCTGGCTGCGATGGATCTGGCGAAGCAGTATGTTGACGCCGGTCAGCTTGATAAGGCCGCAACGCTGCTGCAAAACGGACTGAAAGATACGAAAGATGCCAATCTGCAGGCGGTGATTAACCTGCGCCTGGCACGCATTCAACTGCAACAGAATCAAGCGGATGCGGCGCTTAAAACCCTTGACGGTGTGAAGGGTGATGGCTGGACAGCCATTGTGGCCGATATTCGCGGCGAAGCGCTGCTGACCAAAGGTGACAGGCAGGGCGCGCGCGATGCCTGGAGTAAAGGAGTCGAATCTGACGCCTCTCCGGCATTGAAGCAAATGATGCAGATGAAGATGAATAACTTAAGCTAA
- the ispG gene encoding flavodoxin-dependent (E)-4-hydroxy-3-methylbut-2-enyl-diphosphate synthase produces MHNEAPIIRRKSKRIYVGKVPVGDGAPIAVQSMTNTRTTDVEATVNQIKALERVGVDIVRISVPTMDAAEAFRLIKQQVNVPLVADIHFDYRIALKVAEYGVDCLRINPGNIGNNERIRMVVDCARDNNIPIRIGVNAGSLEKDLQEKYGEPTPQALLESAMRHVDHLDRLNFDQFKVSVKASDVFLAVESYRLLAKQIEQPLHLGITEAGGARAGAVKSAIGLGLLLSEGIGDTLRISLAADPVEEVKVGFDILKSLRIRSRGINFIACPTCSRQEFDVIGTVNALEQRLEDLITPMDVSIIGCVVNGPGEATLSTLGVTGGSKKSGFYEDGVRQRDRLDNNDMIDQLEARIRAKASMLDASRRIDVQHLEK; encoded by the coding sequence ATGCATAACGAAGCACCCATTATCCGCCGTAAATCCAAACGCATTTACGTCGGCAAGGTGCCGGTCGGTGACGGCGCGCCAATCGCCGTACAGTCGATGACCAACACCCGCACCACTGACGTGGAAGCGACGGTAAATCAGATCAAAGCCCTTGAGCGAGTCGGTGTCGACATCGTTCGTATCTCGGTGCCTACCATGGATGCCGCAGAAGCGTTCAGGCTGATCAAACAGCAGGTGAACGTCCCGCTGGTTGCAGATATTCATTTTGACTACCGCATCGCCCTGAAAGTCGCCGAATATGGCGTTGACTGCCTGCGCATCAATCCCGGTAACATCGGGAACAATGAGCGCATCCGTATGGTGGTCGACTGCGCACGCGACAATAATATTCCGATCCGAATTGGCGTAAACGCCGGTTCGCTGGAAAAAGATCTGCAGGAGAAGTATGGCGAGCCGACGCCACAGGCGCTGCTGGAATCCGCCATGCGCCACGTCGATCATCTCGACCGTCTTAACTTCGATCAATTCAAAGTCAGCGTAAAAGCGTCAGATGTCTTCCTCGCCGTTGAATCTTATCGTCTGCTGGCGAAACAGATCGAACAGCCTCTGCATCTCGGCATTACCGAAGCGGGTGGCGCACGTGCGGGCGCGGTGAAATCGGCGATTGGCCTGGGACTGCTGCTGTCAGAAGGGATCGGCGATACGCTACGCATCTCGCTGGCGGCCGATCCAGTTGAAGAAGTCAAAGTCGGTTTCGATATCCTGAAGTCACTGCGCATTCGTTCTCGCGGTATCAACTTCATCGCCTGTCCGACCTGCTCACGTCAGGAGTTTGACGTCATCGGTACGGTCAACGCGCTTGAGCAGCGTCTGGAAGATCTCATCACGCCGATGGACGTCTCCATTATCGGCTGCGTAGTCAACGGACCGGGCGAAGCGACCCTCTCTACGCTGGGCGTGACCGGCGGCAGCAAGAAGAGCGGTTTCTACGAAGATGGTGTGCGTCAGCGCGATCGTCTCGACAACAATGACATGATCGATCAGCTGGAAGCGCGCATTCGTGCCAAAGCGTCGATGCTGGATGCCAGCCGCCGTATTGATGTTCAGCATCTGGAAAAATAA
- a CDS encoding bifunctional tRNA (adenosine(37)-C2)-methyltransferase TrmG/ribosomal RNA large subunit methyltransferase RlmN: MSEQIVTSASASPIVVSPKNQKINLLDLNRQQMREFFLSLGEKPFRADQVMKWIYHYCCDDFEQMTDINKKLRNRLMELTEIRAPEVAEEMRSTDGTIKWAIRVGDQLVETVYIPEGDRATLCVSSQVGCALECKFCSTAQQGFNRNLRVSEIIGQVWRAAKIVGAAKITGQRPITNVVMMGMGEPLLNLNNVVPAMEIMLDDFGFGLSKRRVTLSTSGVVPALDKLGDMIDVALAISLHAPNDKLRDDIVPINKKYNIETFLAAVKRYIGKSNANQGRVTIEYVLLDHVNDSTDDAHELAALLKETPCKINLIPWNPFPGAPYGRSSNSRIDRFSKVLMDYGFTTIVRKTRGDDIDAACGQLAGEVIDRTKRTLRKKMAGEAISVKAL, encoded by the coding sequence ATGTCCGAACAGATTGTGACGTCCGCGTCCGCATCCCCTATTGTCGTCTCCCCCAAAAACCAGAAAATTAACCTGCTGGATCTCAACCGTCAGCAGATGCGCGAATTCTTCCTGTCGCTGGGTGAAAAGCCGTTCCGCGCCGATCAGGTCATGAAGTGGATTTATCACTACTGCTGCGATGATTTCGAGCAGATGACCGACATCAACAAAAAGCTGCGTAACCGGCTAATGGAGCTGACGGAGATCCGCGCACCAGAAGTGGCGGAAGAGATGCGCTCTACCGACGGCACCATCAAATGGGCCATTCGTGTAGGTGACCAGCTGGTGGAAACGGTCTACATCCCGGAAGGCGACCGCGCTACGCTCTGTGTTTCGTCACAGGTGGGGTGTGCGCTGGAGTGTAAATTCTGTTCGACCGCACAGCAGGGCTTTAACCGTAACCTGCGGGTGTCAGAAATTATTGGTCAGGTGTGGCGTGCGGCGAAAATTGTCGGCGCAGCGAAAATCACCGGCCAGCGTCCTATCACCAACGTGGTGATGATGGGCATGGGTGAGCCGCTGCTCAACCTCAATAACGTGGTCCCGGCGATGGAGATCATGCTGGATGACTTCGGCTTTGGTCTGTCGAAGCGTCGCGTGACCCTCTCTACTTCAGGTGTTGTTCCTGCGCTGGATAAACTGGGCGATATGATTGACGTCGCGCTGGCCATTTCCCTGCATGCGCCGAACGATAAGCTGCGTGATGATATCGTGCCGATCAACAAAAAGTACAATATCGAAACCTTCCTGGCGGCGGTGAAACGCTACATTGGTAAATCCAACGCCAATCAGGGACGTGTGACCATTGAGTACGTGTTGCTGGATCATGTCAACGACAGCACCGACGATGCGCATGAACTTGCCGCATTACTGAAAGAAACACCGTGTAAAATCAACCTGATTCCATGGAACCCCTTCCCGGGTGCGCCGTATGGCCGTAGCTCAAACAGCCGCATTGATCGTTTCTCCAAGGTGCTGATGGACTATGGTTTTACCACCATCGTGCGTAAAACCCGTGGCGACGATATTGATGCCGCCTGTGGTCAGTTAGCCGGAGAAGTGATCGACCGTACTAAGCGAACGCTGCGTAAAAAAATGGCGGGTGAAGCCATATCTGTGAAGGCTCTCTAG